TGACCGTTGAGGATGTCCTCGAAGCCGATGGACTCGTCGCTGCCTCGCAGCGTATCCAGAGCCAGGTTAGAGCTCTGTAAGAACGGCAGGCGCTGGATCTGGAAGGTGGAAAGAAGGGGAGACATAAGGACATAGGGCCAGGCTTGATGAATAAACacaagagcaggaggaggagtaaaaAGCAGTACCTGTCTGGCTGCCCTGTACTCCATCTGCAGTTTGAGTGGAGCATGAAGACCCTGGATGTTTCTCAGAGTCGAGAAATTCATCTTGTCCTGGTTCAGCTGGAACTGCACACGACAGAAACACAGCTTTCAGCAACCATCCACCCCATGACTATCCTTACATTAGGTTCACTGAGAGCTGGGGTACTGATTGGCAATTTCACGACCCTGTGTTCTATCTGTGAAAAGTCACTTAAATGAATACGCATGTTTTCTTGATATATATGGCTTTTGCTTGAGTTTAGAAACATCCGAGCAGCTTAAATATATTACAGCAGCATGTGCTCGTCATGTAAAGCTTGCAAGCTGCTACTCGGCCATGGAAACCATAAAGCTCATCAAGCTCTGGGCCCACAGATGTGTAGAGATGTTAATGCCAGAGGAGGTTTTGAAACTGTCGATTTCACTGAGCTCTTTAGAATGAGCCATTCTTTCAGAAATGTTTGTAATGGCTAGGTGCTTGATTCTATACACTTTTGGCAATGGGACTGAATGAAACACCTGAATTCAATGATTAAGAGGTATGTCCCAATACTTTTGTCCATATAGTGTACTTCAACTCTGGCTAATATTACAGCCCGAAACTCACTTATtctttatctaaaaaaaaaagtacttgtGAATAGCAGTGCAGCATTATCTTATACTTTAAAGACTCCTGAATCAGAGGCCTGTATGTTGCTGGAATGGGAAAATCCCTGTTTACAGTACTATGAAGATACAGTACTATCAATTCCACTATTAAAAGCCCAGAACCACCAGGGGTGTTTATAGAGGTTCAGGGCAGCTTGGGCAGGCAGAAGGTGAGCATGTCACTGACCTCACTGCACTTACAGACATTAACATTTTGGTCCCAGTGTGTGCATCAGAGTCATCATTAGAGTTCTGATCAGGCAGAATGAGTGAAAACATTTGGCTCATTGATTCATCCATTTCTCGTGGCTCAGAATGACTCACGTTCTTTTCGGACAGCTCCAGTGGGTGGCTGGGCAGGAGCTCATTCTTTACGCTGGTAAATCTGCTCAGACACAGGAGAACAAACATCAGGTACCATGTAGGTTTGATGTGCTTCAGAAATATTATGGGATGATAAACTTAACATTAGTGATAGTACTCTACaatgacacaaaaacatttgtattgCTTTAACATAGGAGGTCTGTTCCATTGGCTTTCACCTGATCCATTTAGTCATTCTGTGCACAGGTCTTCTATAGAGAGGTTATTATCAAATCAAACATCTAGTACATAACCTATTTCAAAACCTCACATTTTTTGTACTTTCCCGAAATAATCGTGTCTTGCATTACTGTTATAAGATTGGCACATAATGTACGTGACACAATAAAATCACTGATGACAAATACAGTTAATGTGGTTATTGGGGAATTTGACAGAAAATGTGCATACGCAATTTataagggacacacacacacacacatatatatatatatcaattgaacctttttttatatttctattgaGGAAAATTAGTATGGGATCatagttattttgtattttatattgcTCAGACCTATTCTAAATGAACTCAAACATAcagatctgtgtgtttgctacAGATTAAGTTTATAAATCAAAAGCAGATTAAAAGTTAGTGCACACTGAAAGTCAAAGAGACATATAATTAACAAGTATCTGTGTCAGTTTAACCAGCAGTACAATCCGACACGTGACTGTGTGCAGCCCACGATGGAACTTGCGATGAATTACACATAATTATATTGATATAATTGAACTTATCATGTCCAGATgaatttattaatgtttaagACTCACCCGCTCCGCAGAGAGTCCTGGATTCCATACTGTCCCTGTGTATGGAGGCCTGCCACTGGGACACTGTCCTTCAGCTGAGATCGGAGTCCTCGGGAGTTCTGtcagatacaaacacagacagacatgattgacagaaacaaacacacactaacacaacacctcacacacactagCCATGAGTCTGACCGACTCCCAGCGGAGCTAGCGAGCTAGCATTAGCTGCAGTGACTAATCAAATCCAGCGATAACATCCTCCGCTGACGCAGACAAAGGACCGGAGGACtgagataaaaaacaacattcacagaaaacagcagcagtgtgagctACACGCACAGGTTGggcagaaaagaggaaaagtacGATATGTGTAGCATCATTACCATTGTGATTCAGTCTGTTCCACTTTCTGTTCAATTCGCTGCGGCTTCCGGTTGAGTCGCGTCTAAAGTGCGACACTTCCGCTCACGGCCGGTAGCGCtttaatgtgtgtgggtgtgtgtgtagtacCGTGTTCCTGGGACCTAACTGGGATCAGGGTTCACTAACACTGAggcgcatgtgtgtgtagttttcCAAACACAAATTATAATACATCACATACCTACATACAATAAGAGGGATGTGTCCtaagtataaataaatctaGCTCTACCGAAGCATTCAAGTGGGggtatagctcagtggtagagcatttgactgcagatcaagagGTCCCCGGTTCAAATCCGGGTGCCCCCTTCTTTTGACATAATTTTTCTAAATAGCCTACTTTTGATGGAATTGATGTAAATAATCCTACATTCACCTTAAAATGTGATTAGACTAGTCAATATGTGATGGATCCTGATAGATACGATAGGATCTCTGGCACAGATTACATCTTTTTATCCTGAGACTTTCTTAGTTTTAATATAGAGCGGTGAGACTTAGTTTTGTGTCCAATCACCTCAGTCAGCCTCAGCCATGCAAGTTTCAGCtcaataaaaatgtcatttcatTAAAGAGTCTGAAAGAGTCTGAATATTTTTGTCAACAAAAGATTGTAGTCTACAAAACAATCTTCATCGTAATaatcatacatttatttacatcacactgctcaaaacatatttatcaAGTGCCtcacaaataaatagacaaaagtAAAACTTTAGTAAAAAAAAGGTTATAGAATAATAAGCATACGACAAAAATTTGAGCAGGACATCCCAACAAAATACAAACTAGACTTAGGTAAAATCAGGGAATGTGATATAAAAAAAGTAAGTTTTAAGCTTGTTTCAAAAGCTCTGTCCTCCTAGGTCTTCAACCGAGAATCTGGAACTGAATTATTTATGAAGCTACTGTATAACAAGCTACATGAAAAACATAACTCAATCATTAGTGGATGCAAACTGTGAAGATAATGTAATTGGGCAGTGTGATATATATATGCTAACCATGTAATGTTGTACAGTTGTGTTTATAAAGTTTGGGATTCCGCCCATAGAAAACCCCActgtgcttttcatttatttcattagatgtttttgttttttctcactttctcttcctGAATGACTTGAATCAAAGTTTCATTTGAATTATTGCTCTTTGTCAGGGAGTTAAATGTTAAGCAgcagcaaagaaaaagaaatacacattttgttgGCCCATGACATAACATTTATCATGGAATTAATAActcatgaaaaaaaacacttgatgtTACTActgcaaaaaaaatgaataataatagtaaactttactcaaagtgctttgacaAGAAAGCAAAAGTTCAACAcaagagaaatacatttatcagCAGGAAAGAATGTGAAAGGAATCAACCCATCAACATTAAGGTGGTCAAAACTATGACACATACAAAGTTGATCACATAAAAGCAGTAGAGGgactataaaataatttaataaatgaaaaaaattaaattataatagaCCATTCGAAGCAAAGGATTTTAAGAAGTGATCTAAAAGAAGTCACAGAGGGGCCCTGATGGCATCTTTAGTTTTCAGACTCGCCTTTGGAACAGCCAGCAGTGATCCACCCGAAGATGTAGGGACCAGGCTCGTGCGTGCTTTAAAGGTAATCAGTGAAGTCTTAAAATCCATTCTAGAACCAACAGGGGGCCATTGAAGAGAAGCAAGGGTGGGGGTGACACGATGTCTACTGTTAAAACCAGTTAGAAGCTGCTCTTCTCGTTGTAGGCAGGAGAGTGGTGGGAGTTACAGAAATAAGTAAATACACAATCGAGCCAATTGCACAAACGGACACTAGCCTCAAAtacataacaaaaacaaaagaacacatTACCTCATGGCctctttatttctttgtcaaTAATTCAATCTACCAAATCACAGCAGGTGGCACATTAGGTAACCTAGCAACTAGCCACAATAAAATACGATGGCTTCCAAATAAAACCTTAGTTGTCAAGGTTGTCAAAGACACTTGTATAGTTCAAGAGACATTCTCAGAAAAAACATAATCTAAAGACGAAGAGAGAGTTGACCACTAACTTGTTCATGAAGGCGGCGTCACTCTCCGGCCTCGGGAAACTGGAATATCATACAGCAAgtgtgcttttattctgaaggtgGACTTCAATCGAAACTTATTAATACCTCCCTCCAGGaagcaaacaaaagcaaacaaagattatgtttttaaaagtttttgatACAAATCTTAGAAAATGTAGGACTTATAACAATGACCAGACCAGGACCTCAGTACTGTTGCCTGAACAGTTGAACAGAACTGTTCTGCTTGTCGGCCATTGGAGGGAGCTGTTTACCAAGCAGCTCCTTCTGCTTTCCATCACTCACAGAGTTCACAGTAACAACGCACAGGggacacacgaacacacacacacacacacacacccacacaaacaaacaagcacacacacacacacactctcttgaAATAACTTTAATCTGTTTGTCATTATGAGGCTGAAAGTGTGAGGCTGCAGCCCCTGTTTcgatacattttatatttaaagttaatatttctaatgtttataAGAAAATAATTACAGCTGGGAGGCATGTCAGCACTGTTGCCTCATAGCAAGAAGAGCGCAGATTGGTTGCCACAGTGATTTTTATACTAAAGGAAATGATCTGCAAAGGTAAAACACAGCTTAGGTCTGTTCAGGCCAaagtccagttttttttttaacaagaccAATCAACTGAATCAGCCCAGTTACATTGGAATCCAGTCCCAGtcagacaacaaaaagacattCATATGTTATGTGCTACTGAGACTAAAGCAACACATTCTGTCTTCTAATCCTATTGTTCAATCTCAATTGTACgaagtgttgttttctttaccaaaGACGGATCCgcatatattttaatattttttatatttatgtttacaatgggagtgggtcctctctagaGAGGCTGCCAGGTTTCTTACAGTagtccagactggacaaactaaccTTTTAAGCTTTTGTGgtaactgaaggctaccacaggttcctTCGTGTTTGGAAGGAGAGGCTGGGGTGAAggctattcagctgcaacatgcaacatcaccactagatgtcactcaaattctacacactgagcctttaagGCGAAAGTAACACGTTAAAGATTAAACATTCTCTGTAAAAATCTCAGATCCTCTGTGCTTCTtgctatatttatatatatggtTTGCAGAGAAAAGAGGTGCATGTCCTGTTTGATTAAAAACCAGGAAACTTACTGATATGAATATAGACAGAATGAACATTATGCAAATGCCAACCATGTATTTTCCTCACCAGAGCCTGAGGATATGTACCATAACTCAATTCATGTTTATTCAAATCAGAGGTCTCCCTCGTATTTCagacttgtttgttttctcgggctggtggtggtgggggttaGGCTTTTTTTGGTTGCTCTATCTTTTTGAGTCCTAACAAGGAGAAGTTTTTACCTCGGACTGGTTCCCATCATCAGAACATGCAGGGGGATATCTTTTAGCAACTCATTCTCCTACTAAATATGGCCCCCTGGTGTAGCACCGAAATGTGTGATGCTCAGAGAGGAGATAAAAGTCACAGCCACATAGACGAGGGCTCTAGATCAGTTTTTTGTTCAAATGGAGCTAGTTTAGGATTTTATCTGAGTTGTATGATTATGAGAAAAACAGCTCAGCTCTGAGATGTTGATTTAGTGTTTCAAGAGCTTAGAGTTTTGCCACCAAGTCAACAGAAGGCATGATCTCAACCATCTGGTACAGACAGAGCGGAGAGAGGTTTGTACGGGAAAATAACTTTAGTGTGTGATCATTAAAAACTGTTGATTCAATATCATTATATTAAATTTATATTAATTGTGTTAATATAACGTAATAATTTGAGCAAAGTgaatttctctgtgtgtcatcAACTGAAGTGATATTTtaacccatccatccatccatccatccatccatccaaccaccCACCCATCCATAAATCGTCACTTCAGATTTTAATGTGTATTTCTGAGAAACAAATGTCATATCCATGCCATTGCCCCTAGTATTCCCATTTTCATATCAGCCGTTCATTTCAACTGTTTGTTCAGGAGTCAGAGTCTATATGTCTGTGAATGatgcttctcctccctccttatTAGCCTCATTCTGTCGCTGTGTCGTTTCCTCCTTTGCTCACATAATGATTATTCTTGGACCCAGTCGAGTCAGGTTGATTCTCTCCCAAACATGGAACCATCAACCATCATCATTATGGAAATGACTCAAGCACACCATCACTTTATGGAGTTCTTCActttgaaaaaaggaaattgtttacaagctttaaaacaaacatcaatgggagtttttcaaactaaatgaaaaaagttaatttaatttttgATCCAGTTTAACTAATCTTCACGTCACAATCCATGCTTCCATATCATCCACTTTTATAGGCACGAGTCGTGGAGGTGGTCGATCAAGTGGGCTATTCTAGACCTCCTGGCACATTCCCAGGCCATGTGGGATACGGAGTCCCTTAAGCGAGTATTGTGCTTCTCCAGGGTCTCCTCCTGGTTGGCCTCACCAGGTAACCTTCAGTGGAAAGCACCCAGGAGGTTTGAAAGACCCTTTCATCTGTCTTCTTTCGACATGACAGAGCAGCAGTTCTACTCTGTGCTCCCTTCTCCGCAAGGGAGAAAACTAATTTCAGCCGTTGCTCTCTGCAatcttgttttttctgtcaCCTCCT
The window above is part of the Platichthys flesus chromosome 21, fPlaFle2.1, whole genome shotgun sequence genome. Proteins encoded here:
- the pomp gene encoding proteasome maturation protein yields the protein MNSRGLRSQLKDSVPVAGLHTQGQYGIQDSLRSGFTSVKNELLPSHPLELSEKNFQLNQDKMNFSTLRNIQGLHAPLKLQMEYRAARQIQRLPFLQSSNLALDTLRGSDESIGFEDILNDPAQSEMMGEPHMMVEYKLGML